From the genome of Thermoflexus hugenholtzii, one region includes:
- a CDS encoding zinc ribbon domain-containing protein produces MLRAVRGGLLIVGLGALALFLVLPGGGKGALGLLGLLALSLALNLWLLPWALRRTLGGWRPRLPRPVPPPGLGTTIEERVGETARALVRALEGPPPTLSPEAPVAFRCPTCGRRLARGDARCAGCGQPARFRCPYCAREVDPEWRRCPACGAALPAAYEGR; encoded by the coding sequence ATGCTCCGGGCGGTTCGGGGAGGGTTGCTGATCGTCGGGCTGGGGGCCCTCGCGCTCTTCCTCGTCCTCCCCGGAGGGGGGAAGGGCGCCCTGGGCCTCCTGGGGCTGCTGGCCCTCTCCCTGGCGCTGAACCTGTGGCTCTTGCCGTGGGCCCTGCGGCGGACCCTGGGGGGATGGCGGCCGCGGCTGCCCCGGCCCGTCCCGCCGCCGGGCCTGGGGACGACCATCGAGGAGCGGGTGGGGGAAACGGCTCGGGCCCTCGTCCGGGCCCTGGAGGGGCCGCCCCCCACCCTTTCCCCGGAGGCCCCGGTGGCCTTCCGGTGCCCGACCTGCGGCCGGCGGCTGGCGCGAGGGGACGCCCGATGCGCGGGCTGCGGCCAGCCCGCCCGGTTCCGGTGTCCTTATTGCGCCCGGGAGGTGGATCCCGAATGGCGGCGCTGCCC